A single Maridesulfovibrio frigidus DSM 17176 DNA region contains:
- a CDS encoding glycosyltransferase family 2 protein, with translation MPPQNSGLTTSNVENFLHEMKNAVPLWVLGTEEHSHQCELINTFQRLSTSKPFFAVPCREIARLKWVQNPLNNYAAQKFSEVSHINTPDELKKIINYISNMNMDCVPVEDLDILLQAGDHSLIIKHLFPLLRSSEGIAFLAHSWDMLLRIGNAELAKSALELTNWNELLTPVKHRLYAQYSFLYQPPHEAQDAVEKLDGNVWGVWKEYIKCEIQLKLGANDEAIATLSALWKKNIWNVNWGQKLHALLNPIDTANILDYSNEVSILMYSWNNGKLIDNTLKNVAASNIGRANVFALNNGSTDNTGEVVQTAGKLFQEGQYNSIQLPVNVGAPAARNWLLAEPEVRKGKWAVFLDDDVELPENWLEELLATAKKYGNPGAVGCRITSTAKPTSLQSADYHMLPPGIGESQIEGLTERIMIFNNCGSSFDYGQFSYTRPAMHVSGCCHMLNLDAINKSGPFDVRFSPTQFDDLERDLRHYLDGHEHIYAGQLRIGHIQHSSLAKASNIRGMAQVFGNKIKLESKFTEADVEKMFSKDLVTLWTDTEVKWRELAAHL, from the coding sequence ATGCCCCCTCAAAACTCTGGATTAACGACCTCAAATGTTGAAAATTTTCTACATGAAATGAAGAATGCGGTTCCTTTATGGGTTCTAGGAACCGAAGAACACTCACACCAATGCGAACTTATTAATACATTTCAGAGACTTTCAACATCAAAACCTTTTTTTGCTGTTCCATGCCGAGAAATAGCACGCTTAAAGTGGGTGCAAAATCCACTGAATAACTATGCCGCGCAAAAGTTTTCAGAAGTAAGTCATATCAACACTCCTGATGAACTTAAAAAAATAATTAATTATATTTCCAACATGAATATGGACTGTGTCCCTGTTGAAGATCTAGACATTCTACTTCAGGCAGGCGACCATTCCTTGATAATTAAACACCTTTTTCCCTTATTGCGAAGTTCTGAGGGAATAGCTTTCCTAGCTCACTCATGGGACATGCTACTACGGATAGGAAATGCCGAATTAGCGAAGTCAGCGTTAGAACTTACTAACTGGAATGAGCTGTTAACCCCTGTAAAACATAGGCTATATGCGCAGTATAGTTTTTTGTACCAACCTCCGCACGAAGCTCAGGACGCAGTTGAAAAGCTGGATGGGAACGTATGGGGGGTATGGAAAGAGTATATCAAGTGCGAAATACAATTAAAGCTGGGCGCAAATGATGAGGCAATAGCCACCCTTTCCGCGCTCTGGAAGAAAAATATCTGGAATGTAAATTGGGGCCAGAAACTTCACGCGCTGCTAAACCCTATTGATACTGCAAATATTTTAGATTATTCGAATGAAGTTTCAATCCTGATGTACTCGTGGAACAATGGTAAGCTGATAGATAATACGCTTAAAAACGTAGCCGCTTCAAACATAGGCAGAGCCAACGTTTTTGCCCTTAACAACGGATCTACCGACAACACGGGAGAAGTAGTCCAAACAGCAGGCAAACTCTTTCAGGAGGGGCAATATAATTCGATTCAGCTACCAGTAAATGTCGGCGCACCTGCTGCTAGGAACTGGCTACTTGCAGAACCGGAAGTCCGCAAAGGGAAATGGGCAGTATTTTTGGATGATGATGTTGAATTGCCTGAAAACTGGCTTGAAGAATTACTCGCAACCGCAAAAAAATATGGGAATCCAGGTGCAGTAGGATGCCGGATTACGTCCACTGCAAAACCTACATCGCTACAATCTGCAGATTACCATATGCTTCCACCCGGTATCGGGGAATCTCAAATCGAAGGTTTGACCGAAAGAATTATGATTTTCAATAATTGTGGATCAAGCTTTGATTACGGACAATTTTCATATACCCGTCCAGCTATGCACGTATCAGGATGCTGTCATATGCTGAACCTTGACGCCATTAATAAGAGTGGACCATTTGACGTCCGCTTCAGCCCCACTCAGTTTGATGATCTTGAGCGGGATTTACGGCATTATCTAGATGGGCACGAGCACATATATGCAGGCCAGCTTCGCATAGGGCACATTCAGCACTCCAGTCTCGCAAAAGCCAGCAATATACGCGGTATGGCACAGGTTTTCGGTAACAAGATCAAGCTGGAAAGCAAGTTCACCGAAGCGGACGTAGAAAAGATGTTCTCAAAAGACTTAGTGACGTTATGGACGGACACCGAGGTCAAATGGAGAGAACTAGCGGCCCATCTCTAG
- a CDS encoding chemotaxis protein CheA — translation MKDSIASCIEDIQETIITLEQGTGDINNIMQTLGLASVKIPSTQVIALLDMLADGITPVTPDLVTTLLEITEAQKKFFFCIAGLLDKGAAPVDCKTEEIDIAPAPEIDFAQAEAAELDAFEQLIAQESGKTADANATSKVQQEEQVSSVEPQVTVAASPIKSEEKVDKAEQSKSKKKDKSQAISSIRVSTQQLDSIIELVGKLMVTHAVIAQTGTDNMAKISVSLGELDKVIRSLQSEVDEIRLVPLKQIFMPMHRLVQSTSQKLGKRIKFNVIGEDLALDKTIVECLNEPLVHLLRNALDHGIESTEDRQMCGKDESGTVSLCASRKGEFAYIEIIDDGKGLDSEVLLAKALERGLADPEKKYAEEEIFEFILQSGFSTAEAVTDISGRGVGMDAVVSSIQNTLDGKVSIKSKLGEGSTFTIAIPLSRSVNEGIVDALITSVNSEIFIFPSREVLEVYEPNLKEFALLPDGRETVSVRGKIHPLIRMHTVFDFPQPPEGQLSKVILVKLGKNSAAILVDDVLRQQKAVVTGFTLPVNTIYKLPILGFGMMGENDALVIDTETLINTQLGLNETGI, via the coding sequence ATGAAAGACAGTATTGCAAGCTGTATTGAAGATATACAAGAGACAATTATTACTCTTGAGCAAGGCACCGGAGATATTAACAATATCATGCAAACTCTTGGACTTGCGAGTGTGAAAATACCGTCGACGCAAGTTATCGCCTTGCTCGACATGCTCGCTGACGGCATAACCCCTGTGACGCCGGATCTAGTAACAACCCTGCTTGAAATTACCGAAGCTCAGAAAAAATTCTTTTTTTGCATTGCAGGTCTTTTGGATAAGGGAGCCGCGCCAGTTGACTGCAAAACTGAAGAAATTGATATCGCCCCAGCCCCAGAGATAGATTTTGCTCAGGCCGAAGCCGCAGAACTGGATGCTTTTGAACAGCTCATAGCTCAAGAATCTGGAAAAACAGCTGACGCAAATGCAACCTCTAAGGTTCAGCAAGAAGAGCAAGTAAGCAGTGTAGAACCTCAGGTTACTGTTGCAGCTTCGCCTATCAAATCAGAAGAAAAAGTTGATAAAGCAGAACAATCTAAATCAAAGAAAAAAGATAAGTCACAAGCAATATCTTCAATCCGTGTTTCAACTCAGCAGCTTGACTCCATCATCGAACTTGTTGGTAAACTGATGGTTACCCATGCCGTAATCGCTCAGACTGGAACCGACAATATGGCTAAAATTTCCGTGAGTCTCGGCGAGCTTGATAAAGTGATCCGAAGCCTGCAATCTGAGGTGGATGAAATAAGACTTGTTCCACTAAAACAAATTTTTATGCCCATGCACAGACTCGTTCAGAGCACATCTCAAAAACTCGGCAAAAGAATTAAATTTAATGTCATTGGCGAAGATCTGGCTCTGGACAAAACAATTGTCGAATGTCTTAACGAACCCCTCGTCCACCTGCTCAGAAATGCGCTGGACCATGGGATAGAATCAACTGAAGACCGTCAAATGTGCGGTAAGGATGAATCTGGAACTGTCAGCCTTTGCGCAAGCAGAAAAGGCGAGTTCGCATACATCGAAATCATTGATGACGGTAAAGGCCTGGACTCAGAAGTGTTACTTGCAAAGGCACTTGAACGCGGACTTGCTGACCCTGAAAAAAAATATGCTGAAGAAGAAATTTTCGAGTTTATCCTCCAGTCAGGATTTTCCACAGCTGAAGCAGTAACCGATATTTCTGGACGCGGAGTCGGAATGGATGCGGTTGTAAGTTCTATTCAGAACACCCTTGATGGCAAAGTCTCCATTAAAAGTAAGCTGGGTGAAGGATCAACATTCACCATTGCCATTCCGCTGAGCCGCTCTGTTAATGAAGGTATTGTTGACGCTCTTATTACCTCTGTGAACTCAGAAATATTTATTTTCCCAAGCCGCGAAGTTCTCGAAGTATATGAACCGAACCTGAAAGAATTTGCCCTTCTTCCAGATGGACGCGAAACGGTCTCTGTCAGGGGCAAAATTCACCCACTGATAAGAATGCACACCGTCTTTGATTTTCCTCAGCCACCCGAAGGACAGCTTTCAAAAGTAATCCTTGTTAAACTTGGAAAAAACAGTGCTGCAATACTCGTAGATGACGTTCTGCGCCAGCAAAAAGCCGTTGTTACCGGATTCACTTTACCTGTAAACACCATTTACAAGCTCCCTATTCTCGGCTTCGGAATGATGGGAGAAAATGACGCATTAGTTATAGACACTGAAACGTTAATCAATACCCAGTTAGGACTGAACGAAACTGGAATATAA
- a CDS encoding small ribosomal subunit Rsm22 family protein: protein MSIRVTSLFPLPQEKVTNTLEYYEKILDKAAPLRARHREEVHYAIRDLSKMLTGDRASLPKDYMGDPRTFNAYLRFFLPWNLYRLTRLFQGMDFDLPNEGVIIDLGAGPLTVAQALWIAKPNLREKRLTFINVDRSPKPMREGQKLFEALAPKSPWKMVNVKGGPSSKVREKANLLITANMVNEASSGMRTPLPLWANKFSQQISRMLAPKGKMLIIEPGIRRSGRVLSLLRNEFIEKGLSILAPCPHNEECPMSGEQGKSWCHFNFDSTHAPEWLQKLAKKCRMEKDNVSMSFLYVGQADAPTPVPEENSMLIRTVSESFRIDDGGFGQYGCAAEGLILLLAKGEARSIFPGGLVGIPTPEKLEEDLKSGAKIVELPTRAIHKAANAKPSDPKSDHKSKPDQDSKPVERSNSRPDSRKSHSPKNSSDSWTSSKKSHSPKDTSESWTSSRKSHSPKDTSDSWTSSKKESYKKNKPPRK, encoded by the coding sequence ATGTCTATTAGAGTCACATCACTTTTCCCATTACCACAAGAAAAAGTCACCAACACGCTAGAATACTATGAAAAGATATTGGATAAAGCAGCGCCTCTACGTGCAAGACATAGAGAGGAAGTCCACTACGCCATCCGCGATTTATCAAAAATGCTAACAGGTGATCGCGCAAGTTTACCCAAAGATTACATGGGTGATCCACGCACATTTAATGCTTACTTACGCTTTTTCCTACCTTGGAATTTATACAGGCTTACCCGCCTTTTTCAGGGCATGGATTTCGATCTGCCCAATGAAGGCGTCATAATTGACCTCGGAGCAGGACCGCTGACTGTCGCGCAAGCACTCTGGATTGCAAAACCTAACCTTCGCGAAAAACGATTGACCTTTATCAACGTTGACCGTTCACCAAAGCCTATGCGCGAAGGACAAAAACTATTTGAAGCGCTTGCACCCAAAAGCCCTTGGAAAATGGTTAACGTCAAAGGCGGCCCATCATCCAAGGTTCGCGAAAAAGCGAACCTGCTAATCACCGCAAACATGGTGAACGAAGCTTCATCTGGAATGCGCACGCCCCTTCCACTATGGGCAAATAAATTCTCTCAACAGATAAGCAGAATGCTCGCACCTAAAGGGAAAATGCTCATCATTGAACCAGGCATCCGTCGTTCGGGCCGCGTTCTTTCCCTTTTGCGTAATGAATTTATCGAGAAAGGACTTTCAATCCTAGCTCCGTGTCCACATAACGAAGAATGTCCCATGAGCGGTGAGCAAGGTAAATCTTGGTGTCATTTCAACTTTGACTCGACCCATGCTCCAGAGTGGTTACAAAAGCTCGCGAAGAAATGTCGCATGGAAAAAGATAACGTCAGCATGAGTTTCCTATACGTAGGTCAGGCCGATGCCCCTACTCCAGTGCCAGAAGAAAACAGTATGCTCATACGAACTGTTTCCGAATCGTTCAGAATTGACGATGGCGGATTCGGGCAATATGGATGTGCCGCAGAAGGTTTAATCCTACTTCTAGCCAAAGGCGAAGCAAGATCAATCTTCCCCGGTGGACTCGTAGGAATTCCAACACCAGAAAAACTAGAAGAAGACCTAAAATCAGGCGCAAAGATTGTTGAGCTGCCGACTCGCGCAATTCATAAAGCTGCGAATGCAAAGCCTTCTGACCCGAAATCTGATCACAAGTCAAAACCTGATCAAGATTCAAAACCAGTTGAACGTTCTAATTCAAGACCTGATTCAAGAAAAAGTCATTCTCCAAAGAACTCATCTGATTCTTGGACAAGTTCAAAAAAAAGTCATTCTCCAAAGGACACATCTGAGTCTTGGACAAGTTCAAGAAAAAGTCATTCTCCAAAGGACACATCCGATTCTTGGACGAGTTCAAAAAAAGAGTCCTACAAAAAAAATAAACCTCCCCGTAAATAA
- a CDS encoding response regulator: MRALIAEDEFVGRKLMSTFLSPLFEIDITVNGKEALEAFKIAFEEGKPYKLIFMDIMMPEMDGLTALDAIRKFETENKVLSKDAVKVFMTTAIDDPKTVIRSFHDLEASAFLVKPLLKEKLYEELEKIGLLNK, from the coding sequence ATGAGAGCACTTATCGCCGAAGATGAATTTGTCGGCCGAAAACTTATGTCTACTTTTCTATCACCTCTTTTTGAGATTGATATTACAGTTAATGGAAAAGAAGCCTTAGAAGCGTTTAAAATCGCTTTCGAAGAAGGCAAGCCATATAAGTTGATTTTTATGGACATCATGATGCCCGAAATGGACGGACTTACGGCTCTTGATGCAATCAGAAAGTTTGAAACAGAGAATAAAGTTCTAAGCAAAGATGCCGTTAAAGTATTCATGACGACTGCAATCGATGACCCTAAAACGGTAATTCGTTCATTCCATGACCTTGAAGCCTCAGCGTTTCTGGTAAAGCCTTTGTTAAAAGAAAAGCTTTACGAGGAATTAGAAAAAATTGGCCTCCTTAATAAATAA
- a CDS encoding L-threonylcarbamoyladenylate synthase: MTNVDAVKIIRSGGVIIYPTETLFALGADARDEGAANRVALVKGRPVSKPLPLIIGSMEQLELVTKYAVPAVLKLAKAFWPGPLSILVEARSELPSAVKDSRGYTSVRWSEHPLASKLCLSSRAPLIATSANFSGEDAAERVEDIDSDLIDSVEGVFDGTPAPRGGSPSTVIEAFPDGKVKIVRDGVIPRSALAQAGFTVID; the protein is encoded by the coding sequence ATGACAAATGTTGATGCCGTAAAAATAATTAGATCAGGCGGGGTGATTATTTACCCCACCGAGACTCTTTTTGCCCTTGGAGCTGATGCTCGTGATGAGGGGGCTGCAAATCGTGTTGCTTTAGTGAAAGGACGGCCTGTTTCAAAGCCGCTTCCTCTTATCATTGGTAGTATGGAACAACTAGAGCTTGTTACAAAATATGCGGTGCCCGCTGTTCTCAAGCTTGCGAAAGCATTCTGGCCCGGTCCTTTGTCTATATTAGTTGAAGCGCGCAGTGAATTGCCTTCCGCGGTGAAGGATTCGCGAGGCTACACATCTGTTCGGTGGAGTGAGCATCCTCTTGCCTCCAAGCTTTGTCTTTCGTCCCGCGCTCCGCTTATTGCGACCAGCGCTAATTTTAGTGGTGAAGATGCTGCTGAAAGGGTTGAAGACATTGATAGCGATTTAATTGATTCGGTAGAGGGAGTTTTTGACGGTACCCCTGCACCCCGCGGTGGCAGCCCTTCTACTGTGATAGAGGCATTTCCCGACGGTAAAGTAAAAATTGTCCGTGATGGAGTTATTCCTCGTTCCGCACTAGCTCAGGCTGGTTTTACAGTTATTGATTAA
- a CDS encoding sirohydrochlorin cobaltochelatase, with protein sequence MKKGILLAAHGSSNSAANSALDNILNKVAAEYPNIPAKKAYTSDHILRALSKQGKHSPSIKGTLKEMSAEGITHIVIQSLHVIPGSEFENITLIINDINCEDYTFTKAIPGQPLLTNIQEIDEVSDVILTALPERHPEKDALILVAHGSRHSENGSNIYKHFKYALESKDKNAYMGRLNSQDDIEKIAAKIEASGQKRAFLLPLLFGAGNHVQKDMAGDHDESWKNIVTSKGIEAIPVVRGIGEFDIFADRWMDNLRNAIKKLDG encoded by the coding sequence ATGAAAAAAGGCATTCTACTCGCCGCACATGGCTCAAGCAACAGTGCCGCCAATTCTGCTCTGGACAATATTTTAAATAAAGTTGCAGCAGAATATCCAAATATTCCAGCCAAAAAAGCTTATACCTCAGATCATATCCTCAGAGCTCTCAGTAAGCAGGGCAAACACAGTCCTTCGATTAAAGGTACGTTGAAAGAAATGAGTGCTGAGGGGATAACCCACATCGTGATTCAATCTCTGCACGTTATCCCCGGCTCTGAATTCGAGAACATAACTTTGATCATTAACGACATAAACTGCGAAGATTATACTTTTACAAAAGCTATCCCCGGCCAACCACTACTCACAAATATTCAAGAGATAGACGAGGTTTCAGACGTTATCCTGACGGCTCTACCTGAAAGACACCCTGAAAAGGATGCGTTAATCCTCGTTGCTCACGGTTCACGCCACTCAGAGAACGGCAGTAATATATACAAACATTTCAAATACGCGCTCGAATCCAAAGATAAAAATGCCTACATGGGCAGACTTAATTCTCAGGATGATATCGAAAAGATTGCCGCGAAAATAGAAGCATCCGGCCAGAAAAGAGCCTTCCTTCTGCCACTATTATTCGGCGCGGGTAATCATGTTCAGAAAGATATGGCTGGAGATCATGATGAATCATGGAAGAATATAGTTACCTCAAAAGGAATTGAAGCAATCCCTGTAGTACGGGGAATTGGCGAGTTCGATATTTTCGCAGACCGCTGGATGGATAATCTGCGTAATGCCATTAAAAAGCTAGATGGTTAA
- a CDS encoding ASKHA domain-containing protein: MKNTLTVNVHDGTVLELTPSNELNLAQILFLNGAFNGVPLCSGMGRCALCKVRFGSSAPAPLKEELKKFSSDEIESGWRLSCLHKANAGIVYLPHPERVVPKISGKFASGLPDNLSLAVDLGTTGMHWAFTLNGKIVTSGQELNPQIGLGSEVMSRLAFAQKPEQCKILSDLVTNRLAEIIEQTAPAKDMVITGNPSMISILAEDNIEGLSRAPYSLPSPGGEILSLNHDLPKAYVPAHLAPFVGADITAGIVSLNFSDAVPEPPYLFADLGTNGEFVLCLTPDEYIVSSVPMGPALEGVGLSNGRTAGPGAISSFTLTPAGLSPSFISEPDSRSTPGITGTGYLSLCSILLKSGVLTREGQFSNGNTPFAARLAQNITELHGSPALNLGSNTELLLPASDIEEILKVKAAFNLAMTALLDQAGLPPSSLNSLILGGAMGQHVNINDLVTTGFIPAETGPITRAAGNTSLAGAVILTNNKNARDFASNLPSLTTVLELAGGKDFGPKYLERMIFQYVY, translated from the coding sequence ATGAAAAACACACTCACTGTGAATGTTCATGACGGAACCGTCCTTGAACTGACACCATCAAATGAGCTTAATCTTGCTCAAATCCTATTCCTGAACGGAGCTTTTAACGGAGTTCCTCTCTGCTCGGGTATGGGCCGTTGCGCCTTGTGTAAAGTTAGATTTGGATCATCCGCACCAGCTCCCTTGAAAGAGGAACTCAAGAAATTCAGTTCAGATGAAATTGAGTCTGGCTGGCGGTTATCATGCTTACACAAAGCAAACGCGGGAATAGTTTACCTCCCGCATCCAGAACGCGTTGTTCCTAAAATTTCAGGTAAATTTGCCAGCGGCCTTCCTGACAATCTATCACTCGCCGTCGACCTCGGAACCACGGGTATGCACTGGGCATTTACACTAAACGGCAAAATAGTAACTTCCGGTCAGGAGCTAAACCCGCAAATCGGACTTGGCAGCGAAGTTATGTCCCGTCTTGCTTTCGCGCAAAAGCCTGAGCAATGCAAAATTTTATCTGACCTTGTCACAAACAGACTTGCTGAGATTATTGAACAGACCGCGCCCGCAAAAGACATGGTAATCACGGGCAATCCTTCAATGATCTCAATTCTTGCCGAAGACAACATCGAAGGGCTAAGCCGTGCGCCATATTCACTCCCAAGTCCGGGCGGTGAGATTCTATCACTGAATCACGATCTTCCCAAAGCGTATGTCCCTGCCCATCTAGCTCCTTTTGTAGGGGCAGATATAACAGCAGGCATCGTTTCCCTTAATTTTTCAGACGCAGTTCCTGAGCCGCCATATCTTTTTGCGGATCTAGGGACTAACGGTGAATTTGTTCTATGCCTCACGCCAGATGAATACATTGTGTCATCTGTCCCCATGGGCCCAGCGCTCGAAGGCGTAGGACTATCCAATGGCAGAACAGCCGGACCGGGTGCAATTTCCTCTTTCACCCTCACACCTGCCGGACTTTCTCCGTCATTTATAAGTGAACCGGATAGCCGAAGCACTCCAGGTATTACAGGAACAGGATATCTCTCACTCTGCTCTATTTTGCTGAAATCAGGTGTGCTCACCCGCGAAGGACAATTCTCAAATGGAAACACTCCTTTTGCGGCGCGACTAGCCCAAAACATAACTGAACTACACGGCTCTCCGGCCCTCAATCTAGGCTCAAATACGGAGCTTTTACTCCCTGCTTCTGATATAGAAGAAATATTAAAAGTCAAAGCCGCTTTCAATTTAGCCATGACGGCCCTGTTAGATCAGGCCGGCCTGCCCCCTTCTTCACTGAATTCCTTAATTCTAGGCGGAGCAATGGGACAGCATGTAAATATTAATGATCTTGTAACTACTGGTTTTATTCCTGCTGAAACAGGTCCTATAACCCGCGCCGCAGGCAACACCTCCCTAGCCGGAGCTGTAATTCTCACAAATAATAAAAATGCTCGAGATTTCGCTTCAAATCTACCATCCCTAACTACCGTATTGGAGTTAGCAGGAGGAAAGGATTTTGGACCAAAATATCTCGAAAGGATGATATTTCAATATGTCTATTAG
- a CDS encoding TrmH family RNA methyltransferase: MEKKRTPQREARIRQVLEKRQKDLTLIVDNVWDPHNVSAILRSCDAFGVYGIHLYYSTAQWPDFANKTSASGKKWVERTKHTDPVKMVGSLRDQGYQVLRTGFSETARPLMDFDLSIPSAVILSNEHSGTAPEIAELVPDEVYIPMQGMIQSFNVSVAAALILYHGFSQRYAKGMYDSPSFSPEEMDGIVEDWLTR; this comes from the coding sequence ATGGAAAAGAAGAGAACACCCCAAAGAGAAGCAAGAATTAGGCAAGTGCTTGAAAAGCGCCAGAAGGACCTGACCCTTATCGTCGATAATGTTTGGGATCCGCATAATGTTTCAGCTATTTTACGTAGTTGTGATGCCTTTGGCGTCTATGGCATTCATTTATATTACTCCACAGCCCAGTGGCCGGACTTTGCTAATAAAACTTCGGCTTCCGGCAAAAAGTGGGTAGAGCGCACAAAACATACCGACCCTGTAAAAATGGTCGGTTCGCTAAGAGATCAAGGTTATCAGGTTCTTAGAACCGGTTTTTCAGAAACGGCAAGGCCGTTGATGGACTTTGATTTGAGCATTCCCTCTGCTGTTATTCTAAGTAATGAGCATAGCGGAACAGCTCCTGAAATTGCTGAGCTTGTGCCTGATGAAGTTTATATTCCCATGCAGGGCATGATTCAGAGTTTTAATGTCTCCGTTGCCGCAGCATTAATTCTGTATCACGGTTTTTCCCAGAGATATGCAAAAGGTATGTATGATTCACCGTCTTTTTCACCGGAAGAGATGGATGGCATCGTAGAGGATTGGCTCACTCGCTAG
- a CDS encoding histidine kinase gives MSDDDSLVEEFFSEVNDKYYPQVLEGINLLDEEQIEEGIEVLSRPLHTIKGVTGFMTGFEPASGFTHKVESFLKKMESGEVKRELPQIALAIESVNSIFILIEQLRNTGTYDPEFTASIESRLLGEDKLVAGPADSGLNPIEIESVDGAEIISLAVNRLYLASQRNPVKDVLQNIGTGRRVLFDFSNTLSVGSSLFEVMASFSQDLEIGIIGMNSLCSANFHTWGFSRYLTEYDSRENFLSNNLSGANA, from the coding sequence ATGAGTGATGATGATTCATTAGTTGAAGAATTTTTTTCAGAAGTTAATGACAAATATTACCCTCAGGTTCTTGAGGGCATTAATCTTCTCGATGAAGAACAAATAGAAGAAGGTATTGAGGTTTTGTCACGCCCGCTACACACAATTAAAGGTGTAACAGGTTTTATGACAGGCTTTGAACCTGCGTCAGGATTTACTCACAAAGTAGAAAGCTTCCTGAAAAAAATGGAATCAGGCGAAGTCAAAAGAGAACTTCCGCAAATAGCCTTAGCCATTGAATCCGTTAACTCAATATTCATCCTCATTGAACAACTGCGAAATACAGGCACTTATGATCCAGAATTCACAGCCTCCATAGAAAGCAGGCTTTTAGGTGAAGATAAACTTGTTGCAGGCCCTGCAGACAGTGGACTGAATCCCATAGAAATAGAGTCGGTAGACGGTGCGGAAATTATAAGTCTTGCAGTAAACAGACTTTATCTTGCCAGCCAGCGTAACCCCGTCAAAGACGTATTGCAGAACATTGGAACTGGTCGCCGAGTTCTTTTTGATTTCAGCAACACTTTGTCCGTAGGTTCGTCTCTCTTTGAAGTGATGGCCTCATTTTCCCAAGATCTCGAAATTGGTATCATTGGCATGAACAGTTTATGTTCAGCAAATTTTCACACTTGGGGATTTTCGAGATACCTAACAGAGTATGATAGTCGGGAAAATTTCCTATCGAACAACCTTTCTGGAGCAAATGCATAA